A portion of the Blastopirellula sediminis genome contains these proteins:
- a CDS encoding S41 family peptidase: MWKLPSNLALLALIACAGPFSFPSLARAADATPGETTAETPSPYAEIDDDYVELIQMFADALDQVDRNYVEKLDRRKLIEAAIRGVITELDPHSTYIPQEELARFRTNIDQQFGGIGIQIDARDGQLIISSPLVGGPAYDAGIGAGDRILEINGQSTKGMNLDAAIEHLKGEPGETVSLVIYHPAEFKTETLELEREMIQLQTVLGDQRLENNDWDYIYDHDQKIAYVRITIFSRNTAEEFAAVLEKLKADGIRGLVLDLRSNPGGLLSAAIEISDRFISDGKIVSVEGRNTPKREWSAVPDTTLIDVPVAVLIDHFSASASEIVSACLQDHDRAVVIGQRSWGKGSVQNIINLEEGKSAMKLTTASYHRPSGKNIHRLPDAKDSDEWGVSPSPDMEVKMTPKQLTTFQQYRRLRDMATLIPHPPAPEPPLSEVDPVLAKGLEYIESKIAEPAQP, from the coding sequence ATGTGGAAACTTCCTTCTAACTTAGCGCTCCTTGCGCTGATCGCTTGTGCCGGCCCGTTCTCGTTCCCCTCGTTGGCCCGCGCGGCTGATGCGACGCCCGGCGAAACGACCGCCGAGACGCCTAGTCCGTATGCCGAGATTGACGACGACTACGTCGAGCTGATTCAGATGTTTGCCGACGCCCTGGATCAGGTCGATCGGAACTACGTCGAAAAGCTCGATCGGCGGAAGTTGATCGAAGCGGCGATTCGCGGGGTGATTACCGAACTCGATCCTCACTCGACCTATATCCCCCAGGAAGAACTAGCTCGCTTTCGCACCAACATCGATCAGCAGTTCGGCGGCATCGGCATTCAGATCGACGCTCGTGACGGGCAACTGATCATCTCCAGCCCCTTGGTCGGCGGACCGGCGTACGACGCTGGAATTGGCGCCGGCGATCGAATCCTGGAGATCAATGGCCAAAGCACCAAAGGGATGAACCTGGACGCGGCGATCGAACACCTGAAGGGAGAGCCAGGCGAGACCGTTTCGCTGGTGATCTATCATCCGGCCGAGTTCAAGACCGAGACGCTTGAGCTTGAGCGAGAGATGATCCAACTGCAAACCGTCCTGGGCGACCAGCGGCTGGAAAATAACGACTGGGATTACATCTACGATCACGACCAGAAGATCGCCTACGTGCGGATCACCATCTTTAGCCGCAATACGGCCGAGGAATTCGCCGCCGTTCTGGAAAAGCTGAAAGCGGACGGAATCCGGGGGCTGGTCCTCGATCTGCGATCCAATCCAGGGGGTCTGCTGAGTGCCGCGATTGAGATCTCCGATCGTTTTATCAGCGACGGCAAGATCGTCAGCGTGGAAGGGCGAAACACCCCGAAGCGGGAGTGGAGCGCCGTCCCCGATACGACCCTGATTGACGTCCCGGTCGCTGTTTTGATCGATCATTTTAGCGCCAGCGCCAGCGAGATCGTTTCGGCTTGCCTGCAGGATCATGACCGAGCGGTGGTCATCGGGCAGCGCAGCTGGGGCAAGGGAAGCGTCCAGAATATTATCAATCTGGAGGAAGGGAAAAGCGCGATGAAGCTGACGACCGCCAGTTACCATCGCCCCAGCGGCAAAAACATCCATCGCCTGCCGGACGCCAAAGATTCGGACGAGTGGGGCGTCTCTCCATCGCCGGACATGGAAGTTAAAATGACTCCCAAGCAGCTGACCACCTTTCAACAGTATCGACGGCTTCGCGATATGGCGACGCTGATACCCCATCCGCCGGCCCCGGAACCGCCGCTGAGCGAAGTTGATCCGGTGCTTGCCAAAGGACTCGAATATATCGAGTCGAAAATCGCTGAGCCTGCCCAACCTTAA
- a CDS encoding class I SAM-dependent methyltransferase produces MSERQMATTIEEVREDHRLRYELAIAELKRRGKTGTVIDAGCGVGYGSWMLSQAVDKVISIEISDEAHDLYQKHWQRPNIEFHNTDLLSFEPDRRVDAVVCFEFIEHVEFYDAAIKKFSEWSEFLIISTPNEEVRPHLQEPVNPFHFRHFRPAELSDALGKHRLHVESWQCQRSGAKPEVQAGTNGKFIIAICQRSAA; encoded by the coding sequence ATGTCCGAGCGTCAAATGGCGACGACGATCGAAGAAGTGCGAGAAGACCATCGCCTGCGATATGAACTGGCGATCGCTGAATTAAAGCGTCGCGGTAAGACAGGAACGGTTATCGACGCCGGATGCGGAGTCGGATACGGCTCTTGGATGCTATCGCAAGCCGTCGACAAGGTGATTTCGATTGAGATTAGTGACGAAGCTCATGATCTATATCAAAAGCATTGGCAACGTCCAAACATCGAATTTCACAACACCGATTTGCTCTCGTTTGAACCTGATCGCCGCGTCGATGCGGTCGTTTGCTTCGAGTTCATTGAGCATGTCGAATTTTATGACGCCGCGATCAAAAAGTTTTCGGAGTGGAGTGAATTTCTAATAATCTCTACGCCGAATGAGGAAGTAAGGCCACACTTACAAGAGCCGGTTAATCCGTTTCACTTCCGCCATTTCCGCCCAGCTGAATTGAGCGACGCCCTCGGCAAGCATCGCTTGCATGTCGAGAGCTGGCAATGCCAGCGAAGTGGCGCTAAGCCTGAAGTTCAAGCAGGCACCAACGGGAAGTTCATCATTGCGATCTGCCAGCGGTCAGCCGCCTAA
- the tsaD gene encoding tRNA (adenosine(37)-N6)-threonylcarbamoyltransferase complex transferase subunit TsaD, producing the protein MNLLTIESTCDETAAAIINENLEPLASVVASQEKLHERFNGVVPEIAARAHLERIMPVIDETLAKANLTLADIDAIAVAHTPGLAGSLLVGVSVAKTLAWSLGVPLVGVNHLHGHIYACRLAAGRDIFPCVGLIVSGGHSSLYDCLGPSEFVPLGGTIDDAAGEAFDKVASMLGLPYPGGPSISRCAADGDPHAIPFPRPFLQDHSRLDFSFSGLKTAVRYEIAGPGRPDFSAVEISDQRRADIAASFEQAVVDCLVGKSELALKKSGRGRLCVGGGVAANRKLRTALEEMADRNQIELIIAPFSLCTDNAVMGAIAWERIKAGSYDDLALDAAPGLIRENV; encoded by the coding sequence ATGAATCTGCTGACGATTGAGTCGACCTGCGACGAAACTGCCGCCGCCATCATTAACGAAAACCTAGAGCCGCTGGCGAGCGTCGTCGCGTCGCAAGAGAAGCTGCACGAGCGATTCAACGGGGTCGTACCGGAAATCGCCGCCCGGGCGCATCTAGAGCGGATCATGCCGGTGATCGACGAAACGCTCGCCAAAGCGAATCTGACGCTCGCCGACATCGACGCCATCGCCGTCGCCCATACCCCGGGCCTGGCAGGATCGTTGCTGGTTGGGGTTTCGGTCGCCAAGACGCTCGCCTGGTCGCTGGGCGTGCCGCTGGTTGGCGTCAATCATTTGCATGGTCATATCTATGCGTGTCGCCTGGCCGCTGGCCGCGATATCTTTCCGTGCGTCGGTTTGATCGTCAGCGGCGGGCATTCCAGTCTGTACGATTGCCTTGGCCCGTCGGAGTTCGTCCCGTTGGGAGGAACCATCGACGACGCGGCTGGCGAAGCGTTCGACAAAGTCGCGTCGATGCTCGGCCTACCCTATCCTGGCGGTCCCTCGATCTCGCGCTGCGCCGCGGATGGCGATCCGCACGCGATCCCCTTTCCGCGACCGTTCCTGCAAGACCACAGCCGACTCGACTTCAGCTTTAGCGGATTGAAGACGGCGGTGCGTTACGAGATCGCCGGACCGGGCCGTCCTGATTTTTCCGCGGTCGAGATTTCGGACCAACGTCGCGCCGACATCGCCGCCAGCTTTGAGCAGGCGGTCGTCGATTGCCTGGTCGGAAAGTCGGAGTTGGCGCTCAAGAAGTCGGGGCGAGGTCGCTTGTGCGTCGGCGGCGGCGTCGCGGCGAATCGCAAGCTGCGCACCGCGTTGGAAGAAATGGCCGACCGCAATCAGATCGAACTGATCATCGCCCCGTTCTCGTTATGCACCGACAATGCGGTGATGGGGGCGATCGCTTGGGAAAGAATAAAAGCCGGAAGCTACGACGATCTTGCTCTCGACGCAGCTCCCGGCTTGATTCGGGAAAATGTCTAA